Genomic window (Salvelinus fontinalis isolate EN_2023a unplaced genomic scaffold, ASM2944872v1 scaffold_0324, whole genome shotgun sequence):
GACTCAGCTCAACAGTCTCCAgtctaccaactggtctctgtaataactatttaaatcagtctgtcctgactcagatcaacagtctccagtctaccaactggtctctgtAACTTCATCTTTGTCTCTGTAGTGTAAAGTCTTCAGGTGATGATGGGGGTATTGAatcatctctctactctcctccttctctctctccttcctcctgctctctctcgtgTAGTGAACAAGTTCAGTGATGTTACAGAGTGCACAGAGTTCTTCCTGGGGGGAACAACTCCAAATATCCCAGGTATTTTGGTTGATGGGACAGTCCGGGACCAGAACCGCTACAAGCCGATCTGCCAGTTGTTCAACAACATCTACAGGTTTGCAACTCTCTACGACACGACCAACAGGATCCCTGTGTTCTCAGCCTACTCCTTCTCTGGTCCTCCTACAAACTGCAGACCAAAAAATCAACGCTGGATGATAGAGCCCCAGGTAGGATCATATTACATAACATGTGTATTTGTTTACTGCTGTATATCACAAACAGTTATGTTACAGAATATACAACTACcactatggagggtatagagacttGATTGTGGATTGTGAACCTCCCCCCTGAAAAGAGGGTTTATTGAACAGAAAACTTGTGAATTAATTCATGTATGACTGTTGTTTCCTGCAGCTCAACGGGGTGAACAACCCTGAAATGCAAAAGGACAGTAAAGAGATTGAATACCAACACCAGGCTGGGAACTACGACTATAAGAACTCGATACCAAATAAAGGGGTGAACAGAGGTCACCTCTTCCCATGTTCACATGCGTGTGACAATGATACTCAGAAGTCCACCTTTACCCTGACCAACATCGTTCCCCAGGTGGTGTCCTTCAACGGGGGCAGCTGGAATGATATGGAGGAAAATGTCAGAGAAAAGCTGATGACGGACTGTTTTAGTAACAACAGGAAGATAAAGGCCTATGTGGTGACTGGAGCAGTTCCCAGTGAGAGCAACACACTGAA
Coding sequences:
- the LOC129845587 gene encoding uncharacterized protein LOC129845587, which gives rise to MMGVLNHLSTLLLLSLLPPALSRVVNKFSDVTECTEFFLGGTTPNIPGILVDGTVRDQNRYKPICQLFNNIYRFATLYDTTNRIPVFSAYSFSGPPTNCRPKNQRWMIEPQLNGVNNPEMQKDSKEIEYQHQAGNYDYKNSIPNKGVNRGHLFPCSHACDNDTQKSTFTLTNIVPQVVSFNGGSWNDMEENVREKLMTDCFSNNRKIKAYVVTGAVPSESNTLNNRVNIPDILWTAYCCYNNNLRQWMAEAHWGENKKEDKGKKMPSYTLAELYDKLNPNPNPNPNFSGGGVQVFPKQCPTGVNPTPTPTPNPTITPTPTPTPTPNPTITPTPTITPTPNPTITPTPNPTITPNPTITPTPTITPTPNPTITPNPNPNPNPTTTQNATPPPNPWRKYLEISEE